A window of Belonocnema kinseyi isolate 2016_QV_RU_SX_M_011 chromosome 10, B_treatae_v1, whole genome shotgun sequence genomic DNA:
cttggaaattctttgcaattttaaaaattccctaaaatattttaaatcctctaaaatctcatattaaattattgaaatcaattgaaatttccttggaatctattaaaatatcctaagatgtatcaaaacctttaaaatctcatattaaattactgtaatcaattagaaattctttgggaactttttaaatactctcaagtatttcaaaacctTCTAAATGTTTTCGAACACCTaaacaccttttaaagatttctaaagtacatcagaatttgtttatatacgaggtgtgttcaaaaagtaaagtgacttttcaattttcgcgggctacgtacattcaagttttaaattttttgttttgttgtgttggtacactcgtcacgatcatatgttcacagttttgcatcacgataatgcacgtgctcattcatcgttgcttgtgaaagattttctgaccaaaaacagcaccacagtcatgcctcagcctccaaattaaccggatttggcccccagtgacttttcttttcccaaaactgaagagacccatgaaaggacatcgattttcaacgattgaagagataaaactccatcgctgaaagaactcaaggctaataccacaaaataattatcagaagtgcttcgatgattggaaaaagcgttggcacaagtgtattatatctaaggGGGATTATTTTGaaagggacaacataaatattgaggaataaatgaatattttttgagaaaaccataaagtcactttattttttgaacacacctcgtatctcttctaaattttttttttaatattttgaaattttgtaaagattcagattgaaatttaaaaaggataaaagtttcaaaacgttaaatattgaaatgtttgtaaattagagttttgaaaatggaatcaataaaaattcagagctttcgaaatttaattttcaaaacttctcaactattcaataagataattttcaactcgatgggattcaagtcttcaaatttagaattgcaaacttggaagtttatttataaaaaattaataatcataaataaattgaatgcgttcaaaatttaaatgtatttttttcatttcgacaatctctaaataaaattatttcagatttaaatttataaaacagaacaattttaaaacattaaaaatttaactgtttatagaTTAGTTATactattaaagttttaatagaaattactcgagttcaagtttaactatttctaaaacgattttgcatataattataaaattttgtgtgtgtgtgcgtgtgtgtgtgtgatatagggtatttttagattttcaaggaattttccagagatttcaaaagattttaaaggattttaaatattagaggatgtttaaaaagatttcaatgaattttcaattcatctttataatttcaaggaatttcaaagaattttaacaattacagCAGGGTTGttgaaaaaaactccaaagtaccttacaAATCTTTAATAGATATCGAgggtttacaaaatattttaaaggattttcaatattttaagatgttttaaaacattccaaggatgccaatttaaccttttgtttaagaatataactatttaaaaataataatctaataaaaaatatattaaatctttcaacatctcatattaaattaccgtaattaattgaaaattccttggaacattttaaaatactctcaaatttttcaaattgttcaaaatcttttgaaatatctagaacttttttttaagatttctaaagtacttgggaatttttaaaaataacccttctacatttttttcattcttcgaaattctttaaaattataaaaataatttgaaagttccttgaaatcttttaaaccaacctcaaatatttaaaatcttttgaaatctcttcacattttttaaaacttcagattgaaatttagaaaaaataaaaatgtcaaaacgttaaatattgaaatgtttgtatatttgaggaagttttaaaagatgccaaggaattttcaattgattacagtaatttaatatgagattttaaaggacttgatatattttaggaaattttaatagatttcaaggaattttaaaatgattttaataatttagtatgagattataaaggatttgaaatatttcacgttttttttttaatttcaagagctttaaaaaatttcaagagatttcaaaagatttgtaaggattttaaatatttgaggaagttttaaaagatgccaaggaattttcaattgattatagtaatttaatatgagattttaaaggatttgatatattttaggatattttaatagattttaaggaattttaaaatattttaataatttagtatgagattttaaaggacttgaaatatttcaggatatttttaaatatgcaatgaattttcaagagctttaaaaaattttaagagattttaaaggatttaaacttttctaggatattttaaaacattccaaggaattttcaattaattttaacaatttaaagcgaaaactaattattttagttgaaagtttaactatttgtatcaaaagttagtcaactattaattaaaataaatgttatattttataataataatattaacattaataatatatataatagtaataatattcatactatatacacctgaaaaacataacctcaaaatcgactcatgcatgaaatgaagaatcacgcgaaacattaaattcggcAATCTCTTCCACTTCTTTCAAACggagatcgagatataaatagaagaccaccgaagtcttcaaaagctttcagatcggcaatcatcgtgcagcagaaaaccgaagtcgaatcgtacatttccggcttacacacgaacttacagtggtaattaTACACcctctgttttgcggctcccgaCTGgaaggtatggtgggggtaaatttcaggctcgatctggcagctctggtaaACGCTTGGTAAAAGGGGGAGTCAACATTTTATTGTCAAAGTAGGTCAAACATTGCGCGGAAAACCGATCCCTGCTTATCATTTATGTCCCTTCTCCTACTTGTATTTGACTTTTAAtatcttgtaaataaattctaatcttttcaatgattaaaaataaaaaactgaaaaagggtTCAAGCAGTTTTAttggagtttaaaatttaactaaagcaTCAAACTAAATCTAAGTCTTTCGAATGTCCAAGTGAAGGTATAATAAACTATATTAGAATTAGGGTATGATTTTCACACAGCATACGtagtttctgaatttaaaaaaaaaccgcgtCAATTAACACAAATCCGAATATAAGTGTCCAAACTTTTGACATATAAGGgacattgattttattttaaaaatgccaaatgTGAAATGATAACGCATTGATTCATCTAAATTTATGACCATCTCTCTAAAAAACTATtgtaaatatagttaaattttatttatgaaaaaattgataacaatATCGCTTACTATTCTAACTGATAATGCAGCTGTAATCactaattttgtacttttttattgaGGTCGATTCCATTTCGATCACTTCCCTAGAATCTTTGTCCTCACTATTCGATCCATTAGAATCTTTAACACTTATCAGTTCCTTCCTTTTTAAACCAACACCGAACATCTCTCGAAACATCATTAACTGAACTATTTCTACGTTCATATCAGCGCCTGCTTTCTTCAGAATCTGAATAATCGACTCTTCATCTTTTTCGACAGCTAGAGCTAGTGGTGATTCACCCATGTCAGATTTAGAATTTACATCTGCTCCATGTTTTAATAGCAGCTTTACGACAGATTTCTCCCCCGCTTCGATTGCAAAATGTAGCGGTGTGTATCCAAGAATCGAACTGTTTGAAGAAATATTAGAATCACTGTAGTCTCCAAAAGCGAAGAGTCGTTCAATCTGATGAGGAACTTTGACAGATGTTGAATTTAATCTTGCATTGATATCCGCACCTTTGTCCAAAAGCATCTGTACCATTTTTGCATGGCCTCCTCGAGCGGCAGTGAGAAGCGGGCTTGAAAAATATTCAGCCTTTTCAGATATTCTTGATCTTCTGGAAATGAacatattttctgataaaaaactttattttaggaATTTCGTGATCAAAAGATTGAAAAGTTCTACAAAGACGGAATTTTGTTCAGGAATATCGAAACCTCCATTCAATTTGAGTATATCTGCGGACAGCGCACAGTGGCGTGAAATAAAAAAACGGGGTTTAAAACAACATTTAGAATGTAATTCTGTAccgtttttagaatttttcggtGAAAGTTcagtatttaaataattcaattgttaattgttaatgaaaatagcgacaaaaaattatatctaaatttAATGTAGACGTATCAGGACAGAAAGGAATCGCTTTTTCTTCTAATCTTGTTGGAAATAAATTGCCAACgatcttttatgaaaaatgttgctattcatcaatatttgtTGATCTTACtagcaaattatataaacaaagacacattttaggaattttcagacgaaaagaaatcgttttttgtaAATCTAGTAGGAATTATATTACCACCTATTTTTCTGGACAGATTTTGCCATTCACCAATATTTGTTTACGTTATAAACAAGTTGTataaacaaatgaacattttaggctttttcaagcgaaaataaaTTGTGATATATTCGCAGTTTGAAATCTTGCGGCTGACTACGAAACATGTGGAATGTTTGAAATAGAGAGTAGGAACAACGGGATTGGGCCTGACGTGAAAATGAGAACAAAGAGAGAATCAGAAGCGTGAATGCCATGGTTTGGTGCGTGCGTGCTAATTTAAATGCACTCGTTGATCAATGTAACTGCTCATTTAGTAAAGCCAATAAATATTATTGTTCTGTATCGATTTACTGTGTTTAAATCAAGCAACATTTAAATCCCGAACATTTGGAAAAAGTGACAGGACTTTTGATAATTCGGATAAATTTGAAAGTGCTTGTGCTTTTCCTCAGCGCGGATAAAGGAAAAAGATGGACGCGATAAAGAAGCAAAGGAAGGCTCTGCAAGCAGCATTTACTAAAGCGCATAAGACTTTCGTAGCAAAGTGCGAGAGTGATTGTTCAAAAGAGGAAAAAGTAGTAGCTTTTCAACTGTTGGAGACTAAGGCTACTGAATTGTATTCTGTGCACGCAGCTTACAACAATGAATTTTTCAAGTTAGATTTGAGTGACGCCGAAATCGTTAAGGAATTAGAAGGCGGCGATGACTAAAAGACGACATATCTGACTACAAGACTGAGAGTTGGCACATTTTTCGACGCAAATAATGGACAAACGTCGAACGTAGCACCATCAGATCCGGCACCGAAAAGGATATTGAAACTACCTACAATCGAACTGCCAAAATTCAATGGAAACTTGAAAGAGTGGCTTCCATTTTGGAGTGTCTTTAGTAAAGTTCATGAAGATCCTGTGATACGAAACGAGGATAAGTTCCAGTACCTGATTCAAGCTACAGTCCCAGATTCACGAGCACGTGAGGTAGTGTGCAGTTTTCCACCCACTGCGGAAAACTATAGAAAAGTTATTACGAGTCTCAAAAACCCTTTTTGACGCGAagaaatcgttgttgaatttTACGTTTGCGAATTATTGGGACTCGTACTACAAAACGCTGTGAAAGGAAATCAAAGGGCATCAATCGCATACATCTCTGACAAGCTCGAGGCATACATCTGAGCTCTCGACACGCTTAGTGTAACGACGGACAAGTGCGCAGCCATGTTGTACCCTTTGGTCGAGTTCTTTCTCCCTGAGGAGGTTCTACGGGCCTGGCAGAAAAAATGGACAGTACCAGACGACAGATGCTAACGAAAGAAATGACACAAAGGATCGGCTTCAGAAAGTTCTAGAGTTTCTACAGAGGGAAGTCGAAAACTAGGAACGTATCAACATGGCGTTGAAGGGATTTGGATTATCGGCAGAGGCGGAAAAGATGAAGAAGCTCAAACCCAAGATAGAGACGCAAGAAAAGTCCAGCGCCAGCGCTCTTCTTACATCGGAGAGAGAAAAACAGGTAGAGtgtatattttgtaaatcttctCAACAGAGTAAAGATTGTGAGTTCGCGCGAAAAATCAGTTTGAGTGAGAGGAGAGAATGcgttaaaaaagaaaatgcatgttttatttGTGTAAAACGCGGTCATATTTCGAAGCGTTGTCGAGTCAAGGTTAATTGCGAATGGTGTAATAAACGACACGTTTTGTTACTGTGTCCGGGATTCGCCGCGAAAGAGGATACCTCGAATGGTACACTGATAGAGAATAGTTTAGCTACTTTTTGTGGAACTCCCGAGGTCTGTCTGCAGACACTTCGCGTCAAATTATATTCAGAGTCGTCTGGGAAAACTGTGAGAGCGATTATTGATACAGCTTCGCATCGctcatatacgaggtgtgttcaaaaaataaggcgactttatggttttctcaaaaaatattcatttattcctcaatatttatgttgccccctttaaagtaatccccctcagatataatacatttgtgccaacgctttttccaatcatcgaagcacttctgataatcattttgtggtatagccgtgagttctttcagcgatgcagtttttatctcctcaatcgttgaaaatcgatgtcctgaCTGCAGCGAGTGTGATTTCCCGGGAAAGCTGAACAACTATCGGTATATGATTAGAATATACAAatctgtacacattttttttggaagttgctgattacgaattgatactgttcatttaaaaatcgaaatagcaCATAAGAAATGGCGGAAAGTGTACTACTCAAAACAGCCGGGCATGAAATAAATTCAGTAAACCGGCGTTTTTCAGGTCACTGATtacaaatctaactttttttcaaaatactagtTGACTGATTCAAAAAAGTAGACTTGTACAACTTAAAATATTAGGATGTAAAACAATTTCATAAGCTTCAGATTTTTGGCCTTTAATTACGAACCAGATATTTTTCAACAAtcaaattcttaatgaaattctCCACAATTTTTTCTGCTACGAATACGACCCAGGCTGACGTGTCGAACAGTTGACTGtcttttgtttttccacaaaACACTCAGAAATATTAgtatcagcgacctcaaaaactaaagcatacaaaatattgttcaaatggAATTGTTTTGAGTAATAGACGtcggccattttttattttggaaaaaaaattcatattcgtattcagcgacctcaaaaacataatatTCCGAAGTTTCGTGTAATTCCTATCATTTTTCGACTTTTGCACAGCCTTTTCGAGAAATCGGCCACTGTGCATCGGTTAGTGACCGAGGAAGTCCATCGCTCAATGAGTGTCTAGAAAAGGGGCCCAATTTGATGGAACTTGTACCATCATCTCTCAACAGATTTCGGGAAAGATAGATTGATATTATTTCCGATATAAAGGAAGCTTTTCTACAAATTGTCGTGAATCCAGCTGACAGACACTTTCTTCGCTTCTTATGGTTGTTCGATGGTAAAACCGTTGTTTTCAGACATTCTCGTGTAGTTTTCGGATTATCATGTAGTCCCTTTTTATCATCAGCGACAATCGAACTGCTTTTAGAAGCAGCTTTGGCGAAAGCAAAAGAGAGCGATGAAATTCCATGGACTGAAGATTCAGTTCAGAAATTGAAAGAGTCATTTTATGTGGATAATTGTGTGAATAGCGTCGATTTAGTGGAAGAATTACAGGTTTTTATCCGCGAAGTTACAGCAATCATGGCTATGGGTGGTTTCGAATTGCGTGGACCCCCGCGATGTTCCTTCAAGAAATACGAGAAGTTGGAGTTCCGGATTTGGATATGCTTTataccgaaaaattaaataaaaagttgaaatatagacaaaagatttttaacgatCTTCGAGCAAGATTTAGATCAGAGTATCTgagttaattattattgaaaaacgggaaaaaacaaacTCGAGAGATCAAAATAGGAGACGTGGTTTTAATCGGTGATGATACAAGAGGATAGATTGGCCTCTTGGACGGGTTGTCGATGTGATAGTGGGTCGTGACGGCATCGCAAAAATATGTAAACTGAAAACGAAAAGCGGATTATTGAAGCGACCAATACAGAGGATTTATTCGCTAGAAATGACTGTGAGAGATAGCGAATATGTAAAAGACCTAACCGAGAAAGTAAGAGCTAAGATTACGAAGgacaatgttattaaaaataattcggaACCGAGCACAAATTGAGGCACCAACAAATGTATTCTTAAAGAAAGTGCTTCTCGTTCAGAAGATGAAGCAAAGATTGTAACAAGAAGAAGCGGACGTATAGTTAagaatcctaaaaaattaatgcattagGACGTTTTAGCTTCTATacatatttttgcgaaaaattgtgAGTAAGCCAcgttttgcatttgaaaaatgtCAATCTAAATTATCTTATTAGAATGTTGGAAACTGATCCTGTAAGTTTCATGGTTTTTATAAACGTATATCTGTGATTTGATGATAGAAGCGATCTTCTAAGGGGGGAGGATGTGATGAATTCGCTGTTTGAAATCTTGCGGCTGACTACGAAACATGTGGAATGTTTGAAATAGAGAGCAGGAACGGCGGGATTGGGACAAACGTGAAATGAGAGCGAAGAGAGAATCAGAAGCGTGGATGCCATGGTTTGGTGCGTGCGTGCGAATTGAAATGTACTCGCTGATCAATGTAACTGCTCATTTGGTAAAgtcaataaatattattgttcTGTATCGATTAACTGTGTTTAAATCAAGCAAAATTTAAAGCCCGAACataaatagtttttattcaatcttGTTGGAATTATATTCTCAACGACGTTTTCCAGAAAAATCTTGGCATGCATCACTAATCGTTTATTTTCTAAACatatgtaaataaacaaaaacagtGGCACTTTTAATCATTTACactcgaaatttcttcaatttgacgCATTAGAAATGGAACACATGACATTTAATAACCAAAATCATCCAAATGACTTTGATAGGGTCAAAGAAGTTACGTTGTTCAAGCCCgtctactttttctttttttctaacatAACTTGTAGATGCAGAGCCATCAATTTAACAGCAAACCATTTTGCAGACACAAAAACAACTCACTTCTATTACAGTCGATTTGCTTTCACGACAAAACGACAAGTAGGTAAGTTGTTTGTTTACACCCGCCTGACTACGGACGCCGCCATCtgaaaaacttgtatttcaacgTTTTTCCGCAAGAAGAGTCACGGACGAttcaaactaactaaatccgaatctacGCGTTCACTTTTTCCAAATGCCGCATGGGAGTGGGGTCTCCTGTTACTATTTCGTGAATGGCAGAGCTGAAAACCgatcataacctcaaaatcgtgcacacgcatacaatttttatttagccgAATAAATGTTGTTTTGTTATTATCCTTAAAAAAGAGTTCGGGGATGTTCATTctactattttatagcatcttcgaattgcgtttttaaacattttaatttttgtggacaaaaacccaagggaactgaacccgatttaccaGACGACGAATCCTTAAGGTCATGTGACACACTCAAATACCTAtgttaccgacctcactttttcagtttactgaatttcctttgaactttacaacttttttgtaaataaaatatcggactgaaattttgggaaatgtatCCGAAGACCATAAACTACGCTTATGTACTTCATTTGATTAGGAatcttgcaaaaaattattttccaaccaaaacttATACTGGCACCATTCTTTGGCATATTTTCTTTGTacctagacatttttttaacctaaggactttttttatatgtaaaaaagcGGTCTCATACTTCCAGAAATGAAAGAGCTGAAAGTAAATTACTATTTTGTACGTTTCTTTTTAATCTagcaaatactttaaatataaaaaaaagttcttaggttcaagaAATTTCGAGGACACAAGGAAAATGTTATAATATGttcccatttttaatttctttgaatacaatttttagcgaaattcctactcaaatgaaGTGCCTAACAGTAGCTTATGGTCTTCGgctacatttcccaaagtttcagttcgatattttattcacaaaaaaagttatgAAGTTCAAAGGAAATCCAGTAAAATGAAAAAGTGACGTCGGTGACATAGGTATTTGAGTGTGTCATATGCTCTTAAAggatattatagaaatttttccaaaaatctcgaaaataacgCGAAACGACAAAACGCGGTCACAATTGTGAGATAGACcgaactacagtctgtcaagttaaagcgtgggtggctttactcgcagtcggtaaggtgtatcgacatgattttggtgtcaaaatattaagaagagctccctcNNNNNNNNNNNNNNNNNNNNNNNNNNNNNNNNNNNNNNNNNNNNNNNNNNNNNNNNNNNNNNNNNNNNNNNNNNNNNNNNNNNNNNNNNNNNNNNNNNNNagggagctcttcttaatattttgacaccaaaatcatgtcgatacaccttaccgactgcgagtaaagccacccacgctttaacttgacagactgtacttccgtttttaacttatttttgatTCTCATTTTCCATTTCCTGTATGCTCCAGAGTGAACGGAAACATTAAAACTTAGcataattaaagtttaatatcttctttttaaaatgagtctaaaaacataattaaatatatacaagTTCTCGAATTATTATGAAAATGTTGACGCGTGTCCATTATGACATTAAGTTTGTCGATCTGTATTCGAACTCCCATCTCCAGTGAACGCATCGGAAATAATAGACGAAAAACTACGTAAAGGCAAAAAATTGAGGTCGGATTCAAAAGTAGCGTGAAAActatttcagaaattaaatcCCATTTCATAGACATACAGGTCGCAGGTTGTTGTACAATGTAATCACGGATTTacgataaatttataaatatttcattcttaCTAAACCACCATGTAtcagtaaactgaaaaaataataatgttacgTGGGTCACAGCATAATATACATGGTTGCCAACATTGCATTAAAAATCTATACTTTCTTTTCtgccgaatattttaatttttgttcaaacttttttttctaattggttGACCTTGTTTCAGAATACACAGAGACCTACAAAATGAACTACAAATGCTCatttatattctcctttttctttcATACTTATTGTATCATAGAATTGTctattattttagcaaaaaaatggaaaatagtcTATTCTATCAAAATAAAGTAACTcataatcatccaaattttaaGTACTCATATTCGGTACATATTATAGACGCATATACGGTGctgttaaaaaataagattattgaATGGAGGTGtcgaaatgtattttttaaagatctatGATGATGGATTTACCCATATTGGCCTCTCAATTTTGGATTAACATCAGCACCGTGATCTAGAAGCAGTTTTGCAATTGAAAGTCGACCTTTTTGTGCAGCTGCATGCAACGGTGGTAAGCAGCCTTGGAGACAGTAATTTGGATCGGCCCCTTTAGAAAGAAGAGTTCTCACGATATTTTCATAACCTTGGAAAGCTGCGATGTAAAGCGCTGGGTAGAATTCTTgctttttcgttttcttttttacatAAACTTCGGAAAGTTTTTCTATGTCGTCAGAGTTACCCCTTTTGGCTGCATCGACCAAAGGACTGTCAAAAATTTTGACTTCCATTGctgttaaaattagttttaatttttatgtttaaagcaTTTTTGCTAGTGCATTTTTTTCACGAAAGTGGAACAATCTCAGTAAATAAACTAATTAAGGTGAATTGAGAAAAATACACTAGAAGCCTTCCTAAACCTTGCTTTTTGTGAAAAGACAATtcgtacaaatttgaaaataaataatttaatcttcaaatcTTCTATTTCTTCGAGTCTGGCGAAAACTTGTTAGGGGATCTAATTCATTTAAATGCATCAGCATCAACTAATATaagtgttacaaatttattttaattcgcgaGATTTTAAGACATGCTCCAATTCTCCTGAATGTGCCAGCGCGAATACTGTCAAAGACTGGTCAATTCTGATTAATTCGGAAGACTGAAAGCCA
This region includes:
- the LOC117181854 gene encoding ankyrin-1-like isoform X2; this encodes MEVKIFDSPLVDAAKRGNSDDIEKLSEVYVKKKTKKQEFYPALYIAAFQGYENIVRTLLSKGADPNYCLQGCLPPLHAAAQKGRLSIAKLLLDHGADVNPKLRGQYGSRISEKAEYFSSPLLTAARGGHAKMVQMLLDKGADINARLNSTSVKVPHQIERLFAFGDYSDSNISSNSSILGYTPLHFAIEAGEKSVVKLLLKHGADVNSKSDMGESPLALAVEKDEESIIQILKKAGADMNVEIVQLMMFREMFGVGLKRKELISVKDSNGSNSEDKDSREVIEMESTSIKKYKISDYSCIIS
- the LOC117181854 gene encoding ankyrin-1-like isoform X1 yields the protein MEVKIFDSPLVDAAKRGNSDDIEKLSEVYVKKKTKKQEFYPALYIAAFQGYENIVRTLLSKGADPNYCLQGCLPPLHAAAQKGRLSIAKLLLDHGADVNPKLRGQYGRSRISEKAEYFSSPLLTAARGGHAKMVQMLLDKGADINARLNSTSVKVPHQIERLFAFGDYSDSNISSNSSILGYTPLHFAIEAGEKSVVKLLLKHGADVNSKSDMGESPLALAVEKDEESIIQILKKAGADMNVEIVQLMMFREMFGVGLKRKELISVKDSNGSNSEDKDSREVIEMESTSIKKYKISDYSCIIS